A region of Sulfurimonas sp. DNA encodes the following proteins:
- a CDS encoding tetratricopeptide repeat protein, translating to MNRFLLIILFLLTALNADVSICTDKLETTNKYIECLKKEVNNSKSVEDINFLAGYLVTKNRFDEAINLYKQATLQDDAKAMYYLGGIYEEQKKEYDLAVKWFKKAADKNYKDSVYRVGSILEKKLLKEDEAIAYYQEWIKKGNVEAYNYLGNLYLDKEDFQKAKKEYLKGAKKASKESYYLLGSLHEAYIENGLNDAIDYYKEGAELGEYKSIYNLAVLYDNMAKYDKSQIWYKRAMALNNKDAYFGYGHMLRKKGDLKGALSVLEELGKLGDGRGYWGMAQIYINEYNDFEKCKEYCLKTIENGNARGASLLGYIYLKDLKDKEKAIKWYTKAYEMKDCKGTEDLVIVYEKLNDEKKSMEWLDKADAMGCGFAGFRRGYVYHDKKDYKNAIKWYKRGAELGDEDSATSLGYIYSVELKDKDKAIYWYKKASKLGNKKAQKWIKKLKAQK from the coding sequence ATGAATAGATTTTTATTAATAATATTATTTTTACTAACAGCATTAAATGCGGATGTTTCAATATGTACAGATAAGTTAGAAACTACAAATAAATATATAGAGTGTTTAAAAAAAGAAGTTAATAATAGTAAATCTGTAGAAGATATAAACTTCTTAGCAGGTTACCTTGTTACTAAAAATAGATTTGATGAAGCTATTAATCTTTACAAACAAGCAACTCTTCAAGATGATGCAAAAGCTATGTACTATCTTGGTGGAATTTATGAAGAGCAGAAAAAAGAGTATGACCTTGCAGTAAAATGGTTTAAAAAAGCAGCAGATAAAAATTATAAGGACTCGGTATATAGAGTAGGTTCTATTTTAGAAAAAAAGCTACTTAAAGAAGATGAAGCTATTGCTTATTATCAAGAGTGGATAAAAAAAGGTAATGTTGAAGCATATAACTATCTTGGGAATCTCTACCTAGATAAAGAGGACTTTCAAAAAGCAAAGAAAGAGTATCTAAAAGGTGCTAAAAAAGCTTCCAAAGAATCTTACTACCTTTTAGGAAGTCTTCATGAAGCCTATATAGAAAATGGACTTAATGATGCAATTGATTATTATAAAGAAGGGGCAGAGTTAGGTGAGTATAAGTCTATTTATAATCTAGCAGTGCTGTATGATAATATGGCTAAATATGATAAATCTCAAATATGGTATAAAAGGGCAATGGCACTTAATAATAAAGATGCTTATTTTGGATATGGTCATATGCTTAGAAAAAAAGGCGACTTAAAAGGGGCATTAAGTGTCTTAGAAGAGCTTGGTAAACTTGGTGATGGTCGAGGATATTGGGGAATGGCTCAAATATATATCAATGAATACAATGATTTTGAAAAATGTAAAGAGTATTGTTTGAAAACTATTGAGAATGGAAATGCAAGAGGGGCTAGTTTACTTGGATATATTTATTTAAAAGACCTTAAAGATAAAGAAAAAGCTATTAAATGGTACACGAAAGCTTATGAAATGAAAGATTGCAAAGGAACTGAAGACTTAGTAATAGTTTATGAAAAATTAAATGATGAAAAAAAATCTATGGAATGGCTAGATAAAGCAGATGCCATGGGTTGTGGCTTTGCTGGGTTTAGACGCGGATATGTTTATCATGATAAAAAAGATTATAAAAATGCAATAAAGTGGTATAAAAGAGGTGCAGAATTGGGAGATGAAGATTCTGCCACTAGTTTAGGGTATATATATTCTGTAGAATTAAAAGATAAAGATAAAGCAATTTATTGGTATAAAAAAGCCTCTAAACTTGGAAATAAAAAAGCTCAAAAATGGATTAAAAAACTAAAGGCACAAAAATAA